A region from the Alosa alosa isolate M-15738 ecotype Scorff River chromosome 7, AALO_Geno_1.1, whole genome shotgun sequence genome encodes:
- the LOC125298551 gene encoding histone H2A-like, whose protein sequence is MSSRGKTGGSGKARAKAKTRSSRAGLQFPVGRVHRLLSKGNYAQRVGAGAPVYLAAVLEYLTAEILELAGNAARDNKKTRIIPRHLQLAVRNDEELNKLLGGVTIAQGGVLPNIQAVLLPKKTEKSK, encoded by the exons ATGAGCAGTAGAGGCAAAACCGGTGGAA gTGGCAAGGCCAGAGCAAAGGCCAAGACTCGTTCTTCCAGGGCTGGACTTCAGTTTCCCGTGGGCCGTGTCCACAGGCTGCTGAGTAAAGGCAACTATGCTCAGCGTGTCGGCGCTGGTGCGCCGGTCTACTTGGCTGCTGTGCTCGAGTACCTGACTGCTGAGATTCTGGAGTTGGCTGGCAACGCTGCCCGTGACAACAAGAAGACCCGTATCATTCCCCGCCATCTGCAGCTGGCTGTGCGTAACGACGAGGAGTTGAACAAGCTGCTCGGCGGAGTGACCATCGCTCAGGGTGGTGTACTGCCTAACATCCAGGCTGTGCTGCTGCCCAAGAAGACTGAGAAGTCCAAGTAA
- the LOC125298543 gene encoding histone H2B-like: MPDPAKPAPKKGSKKAVTKTAGKGGKKRRKSRRESYAIYVYKVLKQVHPDTGISSKAMGIMNSFVNDIFERIAGEASRLAHYNKRSTISSREIQTAVRLLLPGELAKHAVSEGTKAVTKYTSSK; the protein is encoded by the coding sequence ATGCCTGATCCAGCTAAGCCTGCCCCAAAGAAGGGCTCCAAGAAAGCCGTGACAAAGACCGCCGGCAAGGGTGGCAAGAAGCGCAGaaagagcaggagggagagctATGCCATCTACGTGTACAAAGTATTGAAGCAGGTCCATCCTGACACCGGTATCTCTTCCAAGGCTATGGGTATTATGAACTCCTTCGTGAACGACATCTTCGAGCGCATTGCTGGAGAGGCTTCCCGCTTGGCTCATTACAACAAGCGCTCCACCATCTCTTCCAGGGAGATCCAGACCGCAGTGCGTCTGCTTCTGCCCGGTGAGCTGGCCAAGCACGCCGTGTCCGAGGGAACCAAGGCCGTCACCAAGTATACCAGCTCCAAGTAA
- the LOC125298557 gene encoding histone H4, with translation MSGRGKGGKGLGKGGAKRHRKVLRDNIQGITKPAIRRLARRGGVKRISGLIYEETRGVLKVFLENVIRDAVTYTEHAKRKTVTAMDVVYALKRQGRTLYGFGG, from the coding sequence ATGTCTGGTAGAGGCAAAGGAGGCAAAGGTCTTGGAAAGGGAGGCGCAAAGCGCCACCGCAAAGTTCTTCGTGATAACATCCAGGGTATCACCAAGCCTGCAATCAGGCGTCTGGCCCGCCGTGGTGGTGTGAAGCGTATCTCTGGCCTCATCTACGAGGAGACCCGTGGTGTGCTGAAGGTTTTCCTGGAGAACGTGATTCGTGATGCCGTCACCTACACCGAGCACGCCAAGAGAAAGACCGTGACCGCCATGGATGTCGTCTATGCTCTGAAACGCCAGGGTCGTACACTGTACGGTTTTGGTGGTTAA